One genomic segment of Actinoplanes ianthinogenes includes these proteins:
- the dnaJ gene encoding molecular chaperone DnaJ: MSSKDWLEKDFYAVLGVNKSASTDEIKKAYRKLARDLHPDRNPGNKEAEEKFKAASEAYDVLSDDKKRKEYDEMRSLFGSGAFRRGAGRPGGGAQFDPSDLFGGFTGAGAAGGGGADRRFGGTGFSDIFSSIFSGGGGGAGPAGRRGPQRGRDVETEVTLDFAQAVRGTTLPLTLRTPGACDTCHGSGAKPGTTPRACAKCHGTGLVSSNQGSFSFSEPCRECQGSGSIVDEKCPECRGTGGVTKTRTINVRFPAGVADGQRIRLSGRGEPGDRNGPAGDLYVQVKVRPDELFGRSGDDLTLTVPISVAEAVLGTDLRVPTLDGPVTLRVPAGTPSGRKLRARGKGVLRKEGQAGDLIVTVEVQIPSGVTGEARDALEKFAKLTPPAGRERLEARVRKAG; encoded by the coding sequence CTGAGCTCTAAGGACTGGCTCGAGAAGGACTTCTACGCCGTTCTTGGCGTGAACAAGTCCGCCTCAACCGATGAGATCAAGAAGGCGTACCGGAAACTCGCCCGCGACCTGCACCCCGACCGCAATCCGGGCAACAAGGAGGCGGAGGAGAAGTTCAAGGCCGCGTCCGAGGCCTACGACGTGCTGTCCGACGACAAGAAGCGCAAAGAGTACGACGAGATGCGCTCCCTGTTCGGCTCCGGCGCGTTCCGTCGTGGTGCCGGCCGGCCCGGTGGTGGCGCCCAGTTCGACCCGTCCGACCTGTTCGGTGGCTTCACCGGAGCGGGCGCGGCGGGGGGTGGCGGGGCCGACCGCCGGTTCGGCGGCACCGGCTTCTCCGACATCTTCAGCTCGATCTTCTCCGGTGGCGGCGGTGGCGCCGGCCCGGCCGGGCGGCGTGGCCCGCAGCGCGGCCGCGACGTGGAGACCGAGGTGACGCTGGACTTCGCACAGGCCGTGCGGGGCACGACGCTGCCGCTGACGCTGCGCACCCCGGGCGCCTGCGACACCTGTCACGGCTCCGGGGCCAAGCCCGGCACCACCCCGCGTGCCTGCGCGAAATGCCACGGCACCGGCCTGGTCTCCAGCAACCAGGGCTCGTTCAGCTTCTCCGAGCCGTGCCGGGAGTGCCAGGGCTCGGGCAGCATCGTCGACGAGAAGTGCCCGGAGTGCCGGGGCACCGGCGGGGTCACCAAGACCCGGACGATCAACGTGCGCTTCCCGGCCGGCGTCGCCGACGGGCAGCGGATCCGGCTCAGCGGCCGGGGCGAGCCGGGCGACCGCAACGGCCCGGCCGGCGACCTGTATGTGCAGGTCAAGGTGCGTCCCGACGAGCTGTTCGGGCGCAGCGGGGACGACCTCACGCTGACCGTCCCGATCAGCGTGGCCGAGGCCGTGCTCGGCACCGACCTGCGGGTGCCCACCCTGGACGGCCCGGTGACCCTGCGGGTGCCGGCCGGCACCCCGAGCGGCCGCAAGCTGCGGGCCCGGGGCAAGGGCGTGCTCCGCAAGGAGGGCCAGGCGGGTGACCTGATCGTCACGGTCGAGGTGCAGATCCCGTCCGGGGTGACCGGCGAGGCCCGGGACGCGCTCGAGAAATTCGCGAAACTCACCCCGCCCGCGGGGCGGGAACGGCTCGAGGCGCGCGTGCGCAAGGCCGGTTAG
- a CDS encoding DedA family protein codes for MDIRALTEQLALNPLNASDLLHTFGLYGVWAILFAETGLLVGFFFPGDSLLFLAGIAASPVADAIFGEGSQISLAGLLIGAPICAIVGAQFGHWLGARYGRQMFDRPDSKLFKREYVEKAEHYFQKFGPAKAVVLARFIPIVRTFLNPVAGTLGMPARQFFIWNVVGAVIWTDGVLLIGYALAKQIYDTIGEHIDRYILPVVVLIVLISALPIFIEIIRERKAKRLGKLKGPLPSTAVGVVAAASIAGLAEAAAHDEDDDERNRRPRSHRA; via the coding sequence GTGGACATCCGTGCGCTCACCGAGCAGCTCGCCCTCAACCCGCTGAATGCGTCGGATCTGCTGCACACGTTCGGCCTCTACGGCGTGTGGGCGATCCTCTTCGCGGAGACCGGCTTGCTGGTCGGCTTCTTCTTCCCCGGCGACTCGCTGCTGTTCCTGGCGGGCATCGCGGCCTCACCGGTGGCCGACGCCATCTTCGGCGAGGGCAGCCAGATCTCGCTGGCCGGCCTGCTGATCGGCGCCCCGATCTGCGCGATCGTCGGCGCCCAGTTCGGGCACTGGCTCGGTGCCCGATACGGACGGCAGATGTTCGACCGCCCCGACTCCAAGCTGTTCAAGCGGGAGTACGTGGAGAAAGCAGAGCACTACTTCCAGAAGTTCGGCCCGGCCAAGGCCGTGGTGCTCGCCCGGTTCATCCCGATCGTCCGGACGTTCCTCAACCCGGTCGCCGGCACCCTCGGCATGCCGGCCCGCCAGTTCTTCATCTGGAACGTGGTCGGCGCGGTCATCTGGACCGACGGTGTGCTGCTGATCGGTTACGCCCTCGCCAAGCAGATCTACGACACGATCGGCGAGCACATCGACCGCTACATCCTGCCGGTGGTCGTGCTCATCGTGCTGATCTCGGCGCTGCCGATCTTCATCGAGATCATCCGGGAGCGGAAGGCGAAAAGGCTCGGCAAGCTCAAGGGCCCGCTGCCCTCGACCGCCGTCGGCGTGGTGGCCGCGGCCAGCATCGCCGGGCTCGCCGAGGCGGCGGCCCACGACGAGGACGACGACGAGCGGAACCGTCGCCCGCGCTCGCACCGCGCCTGA
- the grpE gene encoding nucleotide exchange factor GrpE, with protein sequence MSAKDDENDGPVTEREVIQGESDSTAETTPEQQSGKKPVGAHRAPEEEEVAAVAEDAKPGLGAELDAVRGELQERTHDLQRVTAEYANYRKRVDRDRGAAAEQTTGAVLTALLPVLDDIDRAREHGDLVGPFASVAEQLTAATGKLGLVAFGEKGDPFDPNRHEAVAHQTSADVTEPTCVEVMRRGYTLGERLLRPAMVAVADPE encoded by the coding sequence GTGAGCGCCAAGGACGACGAGAACGACGGTCCGGTGACCGAGCGGGAAGTCATCCAGGGCGAGAGCGACTCGACGGCCGAGACGACTCCCGAGCAGCAATCGGGCAAGAAGCCGGTCGGCGCGCATCGCGCCCCGGAGGAGGAGGAAGTGGCCGCGGTGGCCGAGGACGCCAAGCCCGGGTTGGGTGCCGAGCTGGACGCAGTGCGTGGCGAGCTCCAGGAGCGCACCCACGACCTGCAGCGGGTGACCGCGGAGTACGCCAACTACCGCAAGCGGGTGGACCGCGACCGGGGTGCGGCGGCGGAGCAGACCACCGGCGCGGTGCTCACCGCGCTGCTGCCGGTGCTGGACGACATCGACCGCGCCCGCGAGCACGGTGACCTGGTCGGGCCGTTCGCCTCGGTGGCGGAGCAGCTCACCGCGGCGACCGGCAAGCTCGGCCTGGTCGCGTTCGGCGAGAAGGGTGACCCCTTCGACCCGAACCGGCACGAGGCGGTCGCGCACCAGACGTCCGCGGACGTCACGGAGCCGACCTGCGTCGAGGTGATGCGCCGTGGCTACACCCTGGGCGAGCGGCTGCTGCGCCCGGCGATGGTTGCCGTCGCCGATCCCGAGTGA
- the clpB gene encoding ATP-dependent chaperone ClpB translates to MNAERLTTKSRDVITGAVANAARNGHATVEPWHMLLSLLDTAGSTAPALLRAVGANPADIRRAAARAIEQLPSARGASTAEPSLAREFVNAIGEAELIAKPLGDEYISTEHLLAGLARTGGAVSRVLKDAGAGEETLVTAFPQVRGGDRKVTNADPEQTYKSLEKYSVDLTALAREGKIDPVIGRDAEIRRVVQVLSRRTKNNPVLIGEPGVGKTAIVEGLAQRIVAGDVPETLRDKKLVSLDLGAMVAGAQYRGQFEERLKSVLEEIRSSNGQVVTFLDELHTVVGAGKGEGSMDAGNMLKPMLARGELRMVGATTLDEYREHIEKDPALERRFQPVVVGEPTVEDTIGILRGLKGRYEAHHRVQITDAALVAAASLSDRYISDRFLPDKAIDLIDEAASRLRMEIDSRPVELDQLQRQVDRMRVEKLALGKETDPASMARLERLERDLADREEELTALNARWERERGGLNRVGELKKQLDEVKAAQERAQRDGDLLEASRLLYEIIPGLEKEIGAAAESEEENTEPPMVKEEVGADDIAEVISSWTGIPAGRMMEGETAKLLRMEESLQAKVVGQSEAVAAVASAVRRARAGIADPDRPTGSFLFLGPTGVGKTELAKALAGFLFDDERAMVRIDMSEYGEKHSVARLVGAPPGYVGYEEGGQLTEAVRRRPYSVVLLDEVEKAHPDVFDVLLQVLDDGRLTDGQGRTVDFRNAILVLTSNLGSSTADFTMSDEERKDEVLAVVRAHFKPEFLNRLDDIVVFHALTKDDLTQIVDIQLGRLRSRLAERRLTLFVTDQAVEWLGEHGYDPIYGARPLRRLVQATIGDLLARALLAGEIQDGDTVVVSLNDTFDGLAVRRG, encoded by the coding sequence ATGAACGCCGAACGCCTGACCACCAAGAGCCGCGACGTGATCACCGGCGCGGTGGCGAATGCGGCCCGCAACGGGCACGCCACCGTCGAGCCGTGGCACATGCTGTTGTCGCTGCTGGACACCGCGGGGTCGACCGCGCCCGCCCTGCTGCGAGCGGTCGGCGCCAATCCCGCGGACATCCGGCGGGCCGCCGCCCGCGCCATCGAGCAACTACCCAGTGCCCGGGGCGCCAGCACCGCCGAGCCCAGTCTCGCCCGCGAGTTCGTCAACGCGATCGGCGAGGCCGAGCTGATCGCCAAGCCGCTCGGCGACGAGTACATCTCCACCGAGCACCTGCTGGCCGGCCTGGCCCGCACCGGCGGCGCGGTGAGCCGGGTGCTCAAGGACGCCGGTGCCGGCGAGGAGACGCTGGTCACCGCGTTTCCGCAGGTCCGTGGCGGGGATCGGAAGGTGACCAACGCGGACCCCGAGCAGACCTACAAGTCGCTGGAGAAGTACAGCGTCGACCTGACCGCCCTGGCGCGCGAGGGCAAGATCGACCCGGTGATCGGGCGGGACGCCGAGATCCGCCGGGTGGTGCAGGTGCTGTCCCGGCGGACGAAGAACAACCCGGTTCTGATCGGCGAGCCCGGCGTCGGCAAGACCGCGATCGTCGAGGGCCTGGCCCAGCGGATCGTGGCCGGCGACGTGCCGGAGACCCTGCGCGACAAGAAACTGGTGTCCTTGGACCTCGGCGCGATGGTCGCCGGCGCGCAGTACCGGGGCCAGTTCGAGGAGCGGCTCAAGAGCGTGCTGGAGGAGATCCGCAGCTCGAACGGGCAGGTCGTGACGTTCCTCGACGAGCTGCACACGGTCGTCGGCGCGGGCAAGGGCGAGGGCTCGATGGACGCCGGCAACATGCTCAAGCCGATGCTGGCCCGTGGTGAGCTGCGGATGGTCGGCGCCACCACGCTGGACGAGTACCGCGAGCACATCGAGAAGGACCCGGCCCTGGAGCGCCGCTTCCAGCCGGTCGTGGTCGGCGAGCCGACCGTCGAGGACACCATCGGCATCCTGCGCGGGCTCAAGGGGCGTTACGAAGCGCACCACCGGGTGCAGATCACCGACGCCGCGCTGGTGGCCGCGGCCAGCCTGTCCGACCGTTACATCAGCGACCGGTTCCTGCCGGACAAGGCGATCGACCTGATCGACGAGGCCGCCTCCCGGCTGCGCATGGAGATCGACTCCCGGCCTGTCGAGCTCGACCAGCTCCAGCGGCAGGTCGACCGGATGCGGGTGGAGAAACTCGCGCTCGGCAAGGAGACCGACCCGGCGTCGATGGCCCGGCTGGAGCGGCTCGAGCGGGACCTGGCCGACCGCGAGGAGGAGTTGACCGCGCTGAACGCCCGCTGGGAGCGCGAGCGCGGCGGGCTGAACCGGGTCGGTGAGCTGAAGAAGCAGCTCGACGAGGTGAAGGCGGCCCAGGAGCGGGCCCAGCGTGACGGCGACCTGCTCGAGGCCTCCCGTCTGCTCTACGAGATCATCCCCGGCCTGGAGAAGGAGATCGGGGCCGCCGCCGAGTCGGAGGAGGAGAACACCGAGCCGCCGATGGTCAAGGAGGAGGTCGGCGCCGACGACATCGCCGAGGTGATCTCCTCGTGGACCGGCATCCCGGCCGGCCGGATGATGGAGGGCGAGACCGCCAAGCTGCTCCGCATGGAGGAGTCGCTCCAGGCCAAGGTGGTCGGGCAGAGCGAGGCGGTGGCCGCGGTGGCCAGCGCCGTCCGGCGCGCCCGGGCCGGCATCGCCGACCCGGACCGGCCCACCGGCAGCTTCCTGTTCCTCGGCCCGACCGGCGTCGGCAAGACCGAGCTGGCCAAGGCCCTGGCCGGTTTCCTCTTCGACGACGAGCGGGCGATGGTCCGGATCGACATGAGCGAGTACGGGGAGAAGCACTCGGTCGCCCGGCTGGTCGGCGCCCCGCCCGGATACGTCGGTTACGAGGAGGGCGGCCAGCTGACCGAGGCGGTGCGGCGCCGGCCGTACAGCGTGGTGCTGCTCGACGAGGTGGAGAAAGCTCACCCGGACGTGTTCGACGTGCTGCTCCAGGTGCTCGACGACGGGCGGCTCACCGACGGGCAGGGGCGGACCGTCGACTTCCGCAACGCCATCCTGGTGCTGACCTCGAACCTCGGCTCGTCCACCGCCGACTTCACGATGAGCGACGAGGAGCGTAAGGACGAGGTGCTGGCCGTGGTCCGGGCGCACTTCAAGCCCGAGTTCCTGAACCGGCTGGACGACATCGTGGTGTTCCACGCCCTGACCAAGGACGACCTGACCCAGATCGTCGACATCCAGCTCGGCCGGCTGCGGTCGCGGCTCGCCGAGCGGCGGCTCACCCTGTTCGTGACCGACCAGGCGGTGGAGTGGCTGGGCGAGCACGGTTACGACCCGATCTATGGGGCGCGGCCGCTGCGGCGGCTGGTGCAGGCCACCATCGGCGACCTGCTGGCGCGGGCGCTGCTGGCCGGGGAGATCCAGGACGGGGACACCGTGGTGGTCTCGCTCAACGACACGTTCGACGGGCTGGCCGTCCGGCGCGGCTGA
- a CDS encoding sugar efflux transporter — translation MTRLLSRRLLPLGFIFLASGVATAVVGPFLGLFLSTEVHASPFQVSAFLIVASLSGVAMSQVIGRISDRRPIRRMLLIAAALAGCAATGLTSMIRDYWVLLALTVTATAFAGSFYPQSFAYARQVLASDDPDHAAMGISALRTVFSIAWVGGPPLAAILLDKTDFRYVYGTAAVLYLIAALIAVRWLPEIGAPAATGSQDGVRVRPPRAIYPIIGGFVLLTTTMVLGVQAMSLYVSTDLHGSVGDAGLILGLCAALEIPLMLGFGALSTRIPLRRLILTGAVCAVAYQAVAASAQSIWALSAAQVLNALFIAATSGMGIAYVQDMMPQHPGRVTTMFTNTFPLGNILAAPLFGIAQQNGYRLAYGMNLVLAALGLLLLLVAKPPARPAGVPVAELEAERD, via the coding sequence GTGACGCGCCTCCTGTCGCGGCGGCTGCTCCCGCTCGGCTTCATCTTTCTCGCCTCCGGGGTGGCAACCGCGGTGGTCGGCCCGTTCCTGGGTCTCTTTCTCAGCACCGAGGTGCACGCGAGTCCGTTCCAGGTCTCCGCCTTCCTGATCGTCGCGTCGCTCTCCGGCGTGGCGATGTCGCAGGTGATCGGCCGGATCTCGGACCGGCGCCCGATCCGCCGGATGCTGCTGATCGCGGCCGCCCTGGCCGGTTGCGCCGCCACCGGACTCACCTCGATGATCCGGGACTACTGGGTCCTGCTGGCCCTGACCGTCACCGCGACCGCGTTCGCCGGCTCGTTCTACCCGCAGTCCTTCGCCTATGCCCGGCAGGTGCTGGCCAGCGACGACCCGGACCACGCCGCGATGGGGATCAGCGCCCTGCGCACGGTCTTCTCGATCGCCTGGGTCGGCGGCCCACCGCTCGCCGCGATCCTTTTGGACAAAACCGATTTTCGGTACGTCTATGGCACCGCCGCCGTCCTTTACCTCATCGCCGCCCTGATCGCCGTGCGCTGGCTGCCCGAGATCGGGGCACCCGCCGCCACCGGGTCGCAGGACGGCGTCCGCGTCCGGCCACCGCGCGCGATCTACCCGATCATCGGCGGCTTCGTCCTGCTCACCACCACGATGGTGCTCGGCGTGCAGGCCATGTCGTTGTATGTGAGCACCGACCTGCACGGCTCGGTCGGCGACGCCGGCCTGATCCTCGGGCTCTGCGCGGCCCTGGAGATCCCGCTGATGCTCGGCTTCGGCGCACTGAGCACCCGGATCCCGCTGCGCCGGCTGATCCTGACCGGCGCCGTCTGCGCGGTGGCCTATCAGGCGGTGGCGGCGTCCGCGCAGTCGATCTGGGCGCTGAGCGCCGCCCAGGTGCTGAACGCGCTGTTCATCGCCGCCACGTCCGGCATGGGCATCGCCTACGTGCAGGACATGATGCCGCAGCACCCGGGCCGGGTGACCACGATGTTCACCAACACCTTCCCGCTCGGGAACATCCTCGCGGCGCCGCTGTTCGGCATCGCGCAGCAGAACGGCTACCGCCTCGCGTACGGAATGAATCTGGTCCTGGCCGCCCTCGGTCTGCTCCTGCTGCTGGTGGCGAAGCCACCGGCCCGCCCGGCGGGCGTGCCGGTCGCGGAGCTCGAAGCCGAACGAGACTGA
- a CDS encoding ArsR/SmtB family transcription factor: MEIVGTALAEMTMPQISPLAGEPIERADAERLAGVLKALADPARLRLLSLIQSATDGEACVCDLTAPLGLSQPTVSHHLRILTEAGLLEREKRGVWAYYRLVPTAIATIADLLTPPRKRATKKAR, translated from the coding sequence ATGGAGATCGTGGGAACTGCGTTGGCGGAAATGACTATGCCTCAGATCTCGCCGCTTGCCGGTGAGCCGATTGAACGCGCCGACGCCGAGCGCCTGGCGGGAGTGCTCAAGGCGCTCGCCGACCCGGCTCGGCTGCGGCTGCTGAGCCTTATCCAGTCCGCGACGGACGGTGAGGCGTGCGTCTGCGACCTGACGGCCCCCCTGGGCCTCTCGCAGCCGACCGTGAGTCACCACCTGCGGATCCTGACCGAGGCGGGTCTGCTGGAGCGGGAGAAGCGGGGAGTCTGGGCGTACTACCGCCTGGTGCCGACCGCCATCGCGACCATCGCCGACCTGCTGACGCCGCCCCGCAAGCGGGCGACGAAGAAGGCTCGCTGA
- a CDS encoding class II aldolase/adducin family protein: protein MNYVPGDLRDQLAHVGYDVVQAGLVCGSGGNLSARIPDEDAIWVTASGAWLDRLSRPSFAPVRITDGEPATVGTLPPPRIEPTSELALHLALYRARPDVNAVVHLHPQTALLLDALGEHIRIVTTDHAFYLRRVSTVPFRLPGTTELAALTAAMASDGTDCLVLSQHGCVVMGDSVELAHKRARNLEEAAALTYKALAAGRLENLRDCPEEFLDRLSGSAVVTV, encoded by the coding sequence GTGAACTACGTCCCTGGTGACCTGCGTGACCAGCTCGCGCACGTGGGTTACGACGTGGTCCAGGCCGGCCTCGTGTGCGGTTCGGGCGGCAATCTGTCCGCTCGGATCCCGGACGAGGACGCGATCTGGGTCACGGCGAGCGGCGCCTGGCTCGACCGGCTCAGCCGGCCCAGTTTCGCGCCGGTGCGCATCACGGACGGTGAGCCCGCGACGGTCGGCACCCTGCCGCCGCCGCGTATCGAACCGACCAGCGAGCTGGCGTTGCATCTCGCGCTCTACCGCGCCCGGCCGGATGTCAACGCCGTGGTGCACCTGCACCCGCAGACCGCGTTGCTGCTCGACGCGCTCGGCGAGCACATCCGGATCGTCACCACCGACCACGCGTTCTACCTGCGCCGGGTGTCGACCGTGCCGTTCCGGCTGCCGGGCACGACCGAGCTGGCCGCGCTGACCGCGGCGATGGCCTCGGACGGCACCGACTGCCTGGTGCTCAGCCAGCACGGCTGCGTGGTGATGGGCGACTCGGTGGAGCTGGCGCACAAACGCGCCCGCAACCTCGAGGAGGCGGCGGCGCTGACCTACAAGGCGCTGGCCGCCGGCCGGTTGGAAAACCTGCGGGACTGTCCCGAGGAGTTCCTGGACCGGCTCTCCGGTTCCGCCGTGGTCACGGTCTAG
- a CDS encoding cation:proton antiporter encodes MHASTVLLIEIGALLFGLGMLGRVGRRFGLSPIPLYLLAGLFFGHGGLVPLSASEDFIAIGAQIGVILLLVMLGLEYSADELVGNLRSAAPAGVLDMLLNALPGALFAILLGWDLKAALVLAGITWVSSSGVIAKVLGDLGRLGNRETPVILSVLVIEDLAMAFYLPIATAVLAGVGLLGGLSTLGVAVVTVVAVLVVAIRYGGPISRFMSVKDPEALLLSVLGLTLFVSGVAAELKVSEAVGAFLVGIALSGPVAHHATEMLSPLRDLFAAVFFVFFGLSTDPADMPPVLLPALGLAVLTMLTKVATGYLAARRVGIALPGRLRAGLALTPRGEFSVVIAGLAVASGVQPKLAPLATAYVLITVVSGPMLARLPDYAWFKNLVRRRMAAQRTTGKPLPSVE; translated from the coding sequence GTGCATGCCTCCACCGTCCTGCTCATCGAGATCGGGGCGCTGCTGTTCGGTCTCGGCATGCTGGGCCGGGTGGGTCGCCGCTTCGGGCTCTCGCCGATCCCGCTCTACCTGCTGGCCGGGCTGTTCTTCGGGCACGGCGGGCTGGTCCCGCTCTCGGCCAGCGAGGACTTCATCGCGATCGGCGCGCAGATCGGGGTGATCCTGCTCCTGGTCATGCTGGGCCTGGAGTACTCGGCGGACGAGCTGGTCGGCAACCTCCGCTCGGCGGCGCCGGCCGGTGTGCTCGACATGCTGCTCAACGCGCTGCCCGGTGCCCTGTTCGCGATCCTGCTGGGCTGGGACCTGAAGGCGGCGCTGGTGCTGGCCGGGATCACCTGGGTCTCGTCCTCCGGGGTGATCGCCAAGGTCCTCGGCGACCTGGGCCGGCTCGGTAACCGGGAGACGCCGGTGATCCTGTCGGTGCTGGTCATCGAGGACCTGGCGATGGCCTTCTACCTCCCGATCGCGACCGCGGTGCTGGCCGGGGTGGGTCTGCTGGGCGGCCTCAGCACGCTGGGCGTCGCGGTGGTCACGGTGGTCGCGGTGCTGGTGGTGGCGATCCGGTACGGCGGCCCGATCAGCCGGTTCATGTCGGTGAAGGATCCGGAGGCGCTGCTGCTCAGCGTCCTGGGGCTGACCCTGTTCGTCTCCGGGGTGGCCGCCGAGCTCAAGGTCTCCGAGGCGGTCGGCGCGTTCCTGGTCGGCATCGCCCTCTCCGGACCGGTCGCGCACCACGCCACCGAGATGCTGTCGCCGCTGCGGGACCTGTTCGCCGCGGTGTTCTTCGTCTTCTTCGGGCTCTCCACCGACCCGGCCGACATGCCGCCGGTGCTGCTCCCGGCGCTGGGCCTGGCGGTGCTGACCATGCTGACCAAGGTGGCCACCGGGTATCTGGCGGCCCGGCGGGTGGGCATCGCGTTGCCGGGCCGGCTGCGGGCCGGGCTGGCGCTCACCCCGCGCGGCGAGTTCTCGGTGGTGATCGCCGGACTCGCGGTCGCCTCCGGGGTGCAGCCGAAGCTCGCTCCGCTCGCCACGGCGTACGTGTTGATCACGGTCGTCTCGGGCCCGATGCTGGCCCGTCTCCCGGACTACGCCTGGTTCAAGAACCTGGTGCGCCGGCGGATGGCCGCTCAACGTACGACCGGAAAACCCCTGCCCAGCGTCGAGTGA
- a CDS encoding cation:proton antiporter regulatory subunit has product MRVRVEQTPLPGIGVRHDLVTTSGRTVGVVSHRNGRRDLVLYDVDDPDSCLASIPLTDDEAEALADVLGASLMLGQLAGLRQQAAGLLTEQIALPAGSPFVGRRLGDTRARTRTSASIVAVLRDREVIPSPGPTFQFEANDVVVAVGTRDGLDGVTAILAGDTDG; this is encoded by the coding sequence GTGCGCGTACGGGTGGAACAGACTCCGCTGCCGGGAATCGGCGTCCGACACGACCTCGTGACGACCTCCGGGCGTACCGTCGGGGTGGTCTCGCACCGCAACGGGCGTCGCGACCTGGTCCTCTACGACGTGGACGACCCGGATTCCTGCCTGGCCTCGATCCCGCTGACCGACGACGAGGCGGAGGCTCTGGCCGACGTCCTCGGCGCCTCGCTGATGCTCGGGCAGCTGGCCGGGCTGCGCCAGCAGGCCGCCGGGCTGCTCACCGAGCAGATCGCGCTGCCGGCCGGCTCGCCGTTCGTCGGGCGGCGCCTGGGTGACACCCGGGCCCGCACCCGCACCAGCGCGTCGATCGTGGCGGTGCTGCGCGACCGCGAGGTCATCCCGTCCCCCGGCCCCACCTTCCAGTTCGAGGCGAACGACGTGGTCGTCGCCGTCGGCACCCGTGACGGCCTGGACGGCGTCACCGCCATCCTGGCCGGCGACACCGACGGTTGA
- a CDS encoding heat shock protein transcriptional repressor HspR — translation MYEEIHISVEQASDAKVLIISVAARLAGMHPQTLRQYDRLGLVQPGRAGGGGRRYSERDVALLREVQRLSQEDGVNLAGIKRIIALEQMAGDLQQRVAELEEQLADAYARIAQLEAMNPYAGRGDLVRQERHSTALVVWRPRRSADK, via the coding sequence ATGTATGAAGAGATCCACATCTCGGTCGAGCAGGCCTCCGACGCGAAGGTCCTGATCATCTCGGTGGCCGCCCGACTGGCCGGGATGCACCCGCAGACGCTGCGCCAGTACGACCGGCTCGGCCTGGTGCAGCCCGGTCGCGCCGGTGGCGGCGGCCGGCGGTACAGCGAACGGGACGTGGCGCTGCTCCGCGAGGTGCAGCGGCTGAGCCAGGAGGACGGCGTCAACCTGGCCGGCATCAAGCGGATCATCGCCCTCGAGCAGATGGCCGGCGACCTCCAGCAACGGGTCGCCGAGCTGGAGGAGCAGCTGGCCGACGCGTACGCGCGGATCGCCCAGCTGGAGGCGATGAACCCGTACGCGGGCCGGGGTGACCTGGTCCGCCAGGAGAGGCACTCCACGGCGCTGGTGGTCTGGCGTCCGCGCCGATCTGCGGACAAATAG